A region of the Nocardia asteroides genome:
GTGCCGATACTGGCAGCGTTCGAGACGGCTACCACGTCGTTTCTGATGTTCGATTCGAGCCGTGTCCTGGTCGAGAACATCACAGCAGAGCTGTCGATCACTCAGCCGCGAGAGATAGCGGTGTATCACCGGACGTTCGATGTTCTGGCCGGTCAGTCCGTGACCGGTGAAGCAGCACGGGAGCTGATCCGCAAGGCGCTGGACGCCCGTAAGCCCCGACCGTGACCGTGACCGCGCAGCGGGTATTCGCTGGTCAGGAGTTCGGGAACCTTCTCCGCAAACTTCACCGTGACCGGAGCATGGTCAGACCAACGCTCGGCGTATGTCGCTGCACGCTCCACCCGTGCCGACACAGCGCGGGATGCGATACCCCCTCTTGCGTAAACCGCGTCGATGCGCCAGCCGCTGTCGTTGTCGAACGCTCGACCTCGGTAGGACCACCAGCTGTACGGGCCGTCGACCCCGGGATGCAGGCCGCGCACCACGTCGACGTATCCCGCCGCCAGGAGTTCATCGATCCACGCTCGCTCCTGCGGGAGGAACCCGGCCGATTTCAGGTTGCCCTTCCAGTTCTTCAGATCACGCTCGGTATGCGCGATGTTCCAGTCCCCCGCGACCACGAAATCCCCGGTTCGCGCGGTGAGGTAGGCGCCGAGTTCGGCCATGAAGCGATACTTCTCGTCCTGGCGCACGGTGCCCGCGTCACCGGAGTGCACATAGACGCTCGCCACGGTGAGATCGTCGAAGTCGGCCTCGAGATACCGCCCCGCGGCCGCGAATTCAGTGCTGCCGAAACCTATTCGCACAGCCTTCGGCGCCTTCCGGGACAGGATGCCGACTCCGGCCCGTCCTTTGGACTCCGGCTCGGCGTGCCATAGCTGCCATCCCGCGTCGAGCGCGGGCGCCAATGCGGCCCTGACCTGTTCGTCGGTGGCGCGGGTCTCCTGCACGCAAACGATGTCGGCCTCGGTGGCCGCGAGCCAGGCCAGCAGCCCCTTGCCCGCGGCCGCGCGGACACCGTTCACGTTCACTGTCGAGATATACGGCACTCCACGACCGTACAATGCTGGTCTGATGAAGTCCCCCGGACACCGCCGTCCAGGAAGGGGTGATGACGATGTCGTCTGACGCCTCCCAGTCCTCCGCCGCCGCTCGCGGCTCCACTCGGGCAGACCAGCCCCAGCCGATCAAGGCATTACATCTCGGTTCCGGCGACCCCCTGCTGTTGCTGCACGGATTCATGATGTCGCCGCACTCCTGGGAACAGACCGCGGCGCGGCTGTCGACGCACTGCGAGGTGTTCGCGCCCGCGTTCGCCGGCCACTGGGGCGGCGCACCCGCCGACGGCCGGTCCATCGACGTGTACGCGCTCGCCGACCAGATCTGCGATCAGCTCGACGAATTGGGCTGGCGCACCTGCCATATCGCGGGCAACTCGCTCGGCGGCCGGGTCGGCGTGGAACTCGCCCGCCGCGGACGTGCCCGCACATTGACGCTCATCGCACCGACAGGCGGCTGGCACGCGCCGTCGCTGACCCAATGGCGGATCAAGCTGAAATTCCTCTCCCTGGTGCCGCTGGTCGAAATCGGCAAACGCCTGGGCGGATTCGCGATCGGCAATCCACTCGCCCGGCGCATCGCACTGCTCGCGCTGACCAAGCACGCCGCAGCGGTGTCCCGGCGCGACGCTGCCGCCGCCCTCGCCGCCGCACTGCACTGCCCGGCGATGATCCCGATGATTCTCGGCGCGTTGCGAGCGCCGGAACAAGAGGACCTGTCCACTCTGCGGACGCCGGTCCGGCTGTTGCTGTCGGAGTACGACCGGGTCATCCCCAACCGCGTCTACGCGCGCCGCTACCTGAAGGAACTCCCCGAATCCGCCGACCGCATCCTGGTCAACGGCGTCGGTCACGTACCGATGCTGGAAGCGCCCGACCGCATCGCCACCCTGATCGCCGAGCACGTGTACGCCAGCCGCACCCGCCTGCGCGCTGTGTAATTCGCCAGCGCCTGCGGCGCTGGGTGTTCGCGGCCCCCTTGTGGCTCGCGTCCGAGCGACCGCCGCTGGCGACTTCGTCGCGGACGCGGCGGCCACTCGGACGCGAGCCGGGCCGCGAACGGACGATGCTCGGTCTCGCTTCGCTCGAAACCGGGAGTCGAGCTGGAGTGGGGG
Encoded here:
- the xth gene encoding exodeoxyribonuclease III; amino-acid sequence: MPYISTVNVNGVRAAAGKGLLAWLAATEADIVCVQETRATDEQVRAALAPALDAGWQLWHAEPESKGRAGVGILSRKAPKAVRIGFGSTEFAAAGRYLEADFDDLTVASVYVHSGDAGTVRQDEKYRFMAELGAYLTARTGDFVVAGDWNIAHTERDLKNWKGNLKSAGFLPQERAWIDELLAAGYVDVVRGLHPGVDGPYSWWSYRGRAFDNDSGWRIDAVYARGGIASRAVSARVERAATYAERWSDHAPVTVKFAEKVPELLTSEYPLRGHGHGRGLRASSALRISSRAASPVTD
- a CDS encoding alpha/beta hydrolase — protein: MTMSSDASQSSAAARGSTRADQPQPIKALHLGSGDPLLLLHGFMMSPHSWEQTAARLSTHCEVFAPAFAGHWGGAPADGRSIDVYALADQICDQLDELGWRTCHIAGNSLGGRVGVELARRGRARTLTLIAPTGGWHAPSLTQWRIKLKFLSLVPLVEIGKRLGGFAIGNPLARRIALLALTKHAAAVSRRDAAAALAAALHCPAMIPMILGALRAPEQEDLSTLRTPVRLLLSEYDRVIPNRVYARRYLKELPESADRILVNGVGHVPMLEAPDRIATLIAEHVYASRTRLRAV